The Terriglobus tenax genome contains a region encoding:
- a CDS encoding cohesin domain-containing protein: MDRSFAPIRHAAFVAAVLALAGGVMHAQSAGSLYKRGQQSEATQDYDAAYEAYRQAQAKKPKDLRYKVKVERLRFEAATAHVDRGRILRQSGDSGGALTEFARALQIDPANETAQQELDLTQKMAAATPAQQQQQILDSGVVATQAEIAGLGGPVTLKPISNDPITLRMVEDTKNIYQAIGKAAGLNVLFDPAYTSTRIPVELNNVSLYDALRIVGAISGTFWKPVTDNTILVAQNTRNKRQDLDEMAVQTFYLTNATQTADTNEIVTALRNVFGQGQNVGVYAIPSQNAIVMRATPDQLLLAQKLLNDLDRTKPEVVVDVAVLEVNRNKVRNLGITLPQSFGVTPTTTTTTSSSSSSSNSSTTTTSNLTLNNLAHLNGNNFNVTIGTGTVNALLTDNDTRVLQNPRIRATDGQKATLKIGSKIPIATGSFASGTTAAVSALVNTQFTYIDVGVNIDMTPTVHTDRDITLKMKLEVTSQSGSVTISSVTQPIISQRSVEHTIQLKEGEPSILAGILTRQDSLDVSGTPGLGELPLLKYVFGSRQKTQAQDEVVFLLIPHLVRESMLSRMNTRAIDTGTSQSIELRRDPTAEAAAAASLAATAAAGATSAPGQRTTAAAAANAAMQQLQQDGTVAPPVAPPINFAVTPANATQAVGSTFQVAVMASNARDLYSVPLQMQFNPQVLQLVNVDSGEMLGRDGQAVALAHRDEGNGQVTISASRPPSTKGVDGQGSICVLTFKALAAGDSNLSLTKVGAQNSAQVNLPSVGSQGVVHVK; encoded by the coding sequence ATGGATCGCAGCTTCGCGCCCATTCGTCATGCAGCCTTTGTTGCCGCCGTTTTGGCGCTTGCTGGAGGGGTGATGCACGCCCAGTCGGCCGGATCGCTGTACAAGCGTGGCCAGCAGTCAGAGGCGACGCAGGACTACGATGCTGCCTACGAGGCGTATCGTCAGGCCCAGGCAAAGAAGCCAAAGGACTTACGTTACAAGGTGAAGGTCGAGCGGTTGCGCTTTGAAGCTGCCACGGCGCACGTGGACCGTGGCCGTATTCTGCGGCAAAGCGGCGACAGCGGAGGCGCGTTGACGGAGTTTGCCCGCGCCCTGCAGATTGACCCTGCCAATGAGACGGCGCAGCAGGAGCTGGACCTGACGCAGAAGATGGCTGCGGCCACTCCCGCGCAGCAACAACAGCAGATTCTGGACAGCGGCGTTGTGGCGACGCAGGCGGAGATTGCCGGCCTGGGCGGTCCGGTGACGCTGAAGCCGATTTCGAACGACCCCATTACATTGCGCATGGTGGAGGACACGAAGAATATCTACCAGGCGATTGGCAAGGCTGCGGGACTGAACGTGCTGTTCGATCCGGCCTATACCTCGACGCGCATTCCGGTGGAGTTGAACAACGTCTCGCTGTATGACGCGTTGCGTATTGTCGGTGCGATCTCCGGCACCTTCTGGAAGCCGGTGACGGACAACACCATCCTTGTGGCGCAGAACACCCGCAACAAGCGCCAGGATCTGGATGAGATGGCAGTGCAGACCTTCTACCTGACGAATGCCACGCAGACGGCGGACACGAACGAGATTGTGACCGCGCTGCGGAATGTTTTCGGCCAGGGACAGAATGTTGGCGTCTATGCTATCCCCAGTCAGAACGCGATTGTGATGCGCGCGACGCCGGACCAGCTGCTGCTGGCGCAGAAGCTGCTGAACGATCTGGATCGCACGAAGCCCGAGGTGGTTGTGGATGTAGCGGTGCTGGAAGTGAACCGCAACAAGGTTCGCAACCTGGGCATTACGCTGCCGCAATCGTTTGGCGTGACGCCGACGACCACCACGACGACTTCGAGCTCCAGTTCAAGCTCCAACTCGTCCACGACGACGACCAGCAATCTGACGCTGAACAATCTGGCTCATCTGAACGGCAACAACTTCAACGTCACCATCGGTACGGGCACTGTGAATGCCCTGCTGACGGACAACGACACGCGCGTTCTGCAGAATCCGCGGATTCGTGCGACGGACGGCCAGAAGGCGACGCTGAAGATCGGTTCGAAGATTCCGATCGCAACGGGTTCGTTTGCCTCCGGTACGACGGCGGCGGTGAGCGCCCTGGTGAACACGCAGTTCACGTACATCGACGTTGGTGTGAACATCGACATGACGCCAACGGTGCATACGGACCGCGACATTACGCTGAAGATGAAGCTCGAGGTCACCTCGCAGAGCGGATCGGTAACGATCAGCTCGGTGACGCAGCCGATCATCAGCCAGCGCAGCGTGGAGCATACGATCCAGTTGAAGGAAGGCGAGCCGAGCATCCTGGCGGGCATTTTGACGCGGCAGGACTCGCTGGATGTGAGCGGAACCCCCGGTCTGGGCGAGCTTCCTCTGCTGAAGTACGTTTTTGGATCGCGGCAGAAGACGCAGGCGCAGGATGAAGTGGTGTTCCTGCTGATTCCGCATCTGGTGCGTGAGAGCATGTTGAGCCGCATGAACACGCGCGCAATTGATACCGGCACCAGCCAGTCGATTGAGCTGCGCCGCGATCCCACTGCCGAGGCGGCCGCTGCGGCCAGCCTTGCAGCAACGGCGGCGGCTGGAGCGACGAGCGCTCCGGGCCAGCGGACCACCGCAGCCGCGGCGGCGAATGCCGCGATGCAGCAGTTGCAGCAGGACGGCACGGTAGCCCCTCCGGTGGCGCCTCCGATCAACTTTGCAGTGACTCCGGCAAATGCTACACAGGCGGTTGGCAGCACCTTCCAGGTGGCGGTGATGGCTTCGAATGCGCGCGACCTGTACTCGGTGCCGCTGCAGATGCAGTTCAACCCGCAGGTGCTGCAGCTGGTGAACGTCGACAGTGGCGAGATGCTGGGTCGTGACGGCCAGGCGGTTGCGCTGGCGCACCGGGATGAGGGCAACGGACAGGTGACGATCTCGGCTTCACGTCCGCCATCGACCAAGGGCGTGGATGGACAGGGAAGCATTTGCGTGTTGACCTTCAAGGCTCTGGCCGCGGGCGATTCGAACCTGTCGCTGACCAAGGTTGGCGCTCAGAATTCGGCGCAGGTGAATCTGCCGTCGGTGGGTTCGCAGGGCGTTGTTCACGTCAAGTAA
- the smpB gene encoding SsrA-binding protein SmpB, whose product MPRPGSQPVAGAVKARPTRPRDPVANGERDAAQNRIASHNYFLTDRFEAGVALRGTEVKSVREGKANLRDAYGLIKDGEIYLLNAHIGPFSHGNSMNHEELRTRKLLLHKEEIRKLISKTAQKGFTLIPTRLYFRHGRVKCELALAKGKQDWDKRETERSREADKEAKAAIARSQRR is encoded by the coding sequence ATGCCTCGTCCTGGAAGCCAACCTGTTGCCGGAGCCGTCAAGGCGCGTCCCACGCGCCCACGTGACCCCGTGGCTAATGGGGAGCGCGATGCAGCCCAGAACCGCATCGCCAGCCATAACTACTTTCTTACCGACCGTTTTGAGGCCGGAGTCGCCCTGCGCGGCACCGAGGTTAAATCTGTCCGCGAGGGTAAGGCTAATCTGAGAGACGCCTACGGCCTGATCAAAGACGGTGAAATTTACCTGCTCAACGCCCACATCGGCCCTTTCTCGCACGGCAATTCCATGAATCACGAGGAGCTGCGTACCCGCAAGCTGCTGCTGCACAAGGAAGAGATCCGTAAGCTAATCAGTAAGACGGCCCAAAAGGGCTTTACGCTTATCCCCACCCGGCTTTATTTCCGGCACGGCCGCGTAAAGTGCGAGTTGGCCCTGGCCAAGGGTAAGCAGGACTGGGATAAGCGCGAGACCGAACGCAGCCGCGAAGCCGACAAAGAAGCCAAAGCCGCCATTGCCCGCAGCCAGCGGCGGTAG
- a CDS encoding leucyl aminopeptidase, translated as MQTKLLFEDVASSTSPLLAVFATDLNTEKDGTPQITLLTASTDVNYAASAVLSSGEFKAGVAETVLLHSPAGLKSERLLIIGVGKPKSLSTVELRKASGTAVRFAKPRGIRELSVLFPSGEAFTLDPTRSAQAILEGATLADFDPDTYKSDRKDQSISTLTLLAPSAVKTAVETGAAEGSIIAEAQNFARSLVNEPGNKLTPTVLGQRAAEMAKTSGLAAEVYSTDKLKELGMGAFLGVAQGSYEPPALIVLTYTPATSPAPDAPVFGLVGKGITFDTGGISIKPSDGMEKMKYDMAGAAAMIGAMQAIAALKPAFKIIAVICSAENMPSGRAYKPGDILTAASGKTIEINNTDAEGRLVLADGLWYARQLGATRLINAATLTGACAVALGQINAGLFTNDEAVSAGFAAAARVAGEGFWPLPCNDDYLQPMKSAIADLMNTSNTRWGGASTAAAFLSEFVGDTPWMHLDIAAMAWQDADKPWSPKGPSGFAVRSIVEWVRSTAQ; from the coding sequence ATGCAGACCAAGCTCCTCTTCGAGGACGTCGCGTCCTCCACCTCTCCGCTCCTCGCCGTCTTCGCCACCGACCTGAACACCGAGAAGGACGGCACGCCGCAGATCACGCTGCTCACCGCCTCCACGGACGTGAACTACGCTGCCTCCGCTGTCCTGTCCTCCGGCGAGTTCAAGGCCGGCGTCGCTGAAACCGTACTTCTGCACTCGCCCGCCGGACTGAAGTCCGAGCGCCTGCTGATCATCGGCGTCGGCAAGCCTAAGTCACTCTCCACCGTGGAGTTGCGCAAGGCCTCCGGAACCGCCGTCCGCTTTGCCAAGCCCCGCGGTATCCGCGAACTCAGTGTGCTCTTCCCCTCGGGAGAAGCCTTCACCCTCGACCCCACCCGTTCCGCACAAGCCATCCTCGAAGGCGCAACGCTCGCTGACTTCGACCCCGACACCTACAAGTCCGACCGTAAGGACCAGAGCATCAGCACCCTTACCCTGCTTGCTCCATCTGCCGTGAAAACCGCCGTGGAAACCGGCGCAGCCGAAGGCAGCATCATCGCCGAGGCGCAGAACTTCGCCCGCTCCCTGGTCAACGAGCCAGGCAACAAGCTCACCCCCACCGTGCTTGGCCAGCGCGCCGCCGAAATGGCGAAGACCTCCGGCCTGGCCGCCGAGGTCTACTCAACAGACAAGCTTAAAGAGCTCGGCATGGGCGCTTTTCTCGGTGTCGCCCAGGGCAGCTATGAGCCGCCCGCGCTCATCGTACTGACCTACACGCCAGCCACCTCCCCGGCGCCAGACGCCCCCGTCTTTGGGCTGGTCGGCAAGGGCATCACCTTTGACACCGGCGGTATCTCCATCAAGCCCTCCGATGGCATGGAGAAGATGAAGTACGACATGGCCGGCGCCGCCGCCATGATCGGAGCCATGCAGGCCATCGCCGCGCTCAAGCCCGCCTTCAAAATCATCGCTGTCATCTGCTCGGCAGAGAACATGCCCTCCGGCCGGGCCTACAAACCGGGAGATATTCTCACCGCCGCCAGCGGCAAGACCATTGAAATCAATAACACCGACGCCGAAGGCCGCCTGGTGCTGGCCGACGGTCTCTGGTATGCCAGGCAGCTCGGCGCTACCCGCTTGATCAATGCCGCCACCCTCACCGGTGCCTGCGCCGTTGCCCTGGGCCAGATCAACGCCGGCCTGTTCACCAATGACGAAGCCGTCAGCGCTGGGTTTGCCGCCGCCGCCAGGGTCGCGGGCGAAGGCTTCTGGCCCCTGCCCTGCAACGACGACTACCTGCAGCCCATGAAGTCTGCCATCGCCGACCTGATGAACACCTCCAACACCCGCTGGGGCGGAGCCTCTACCGCTGCCGCCTTCCTCAGCGAGTTCGTCGGCGATACTCCCTGGATGCACCTCGACATCGCCGCCATGGCCTGGCAGGACGCCGACAAGCCGTGGTCGCCCAAAGGTCCCAGCGGCTTCGCGGTGCGTTCCATCGTAGAATGGGTCCGTTCCACCGCCCAGTGA
- a CDS encoding response regulator, producing MPRQPTILFVDDEPLLLQLFPIWLARQGYHVLTAASGEDALKVLAGEAIDALLVDYNLPGMNGPQLIEQCGGRPAILLASGLEEIADEEQHRLNIIAVLSKPIQRDQMLAALAQAAKL from the coding sequence ATGCCCCGGCAACCCACCATCCTCTTTGTCGATGACGAACCCCTGCTGCTCCAGCTATTTCCGATATGGCTGGCGCGGCAGGGGTATCACGTTTTAACGGCTGCCAGCGGCGAGGATGCTTTGAAGGTTCTGGCCGGCGAAGCAATTGACGCCCTGCTCGTCGACTACAACCTGCCAGGGATGAACGGCCCACAGTTGATTGAGCAATGCGGCGGCAGACCCGCCATCCTGCTCGCCTCCGGCCTTGAAGAAATTGCGGACGAAGAACAGCACCGCCTGAACATCATCGCGGTGCTCTCCAAACCCATTCAGCGTGACCAGATGCTCGCCGCCCTCGCACAGGCGGCAAAACTTTAG